A window of the Haloquadratum walsbyi C23 genome harbors these coding sequences:
- a CDS encoding RNA-guided endonuclease InsQ/TnpB family protein: MLEVHRTHQAKICNHAQVADSLDRHGWSASKLWNVANYHSRQQWEATGEIPDHGDLKTELKTHNNYKGLHSQSSQRVLEELAEAFNSWYGKRKSDSRANPPGYRKKNYYDQQGRRVHEEHPRSTVTWKQNGIKHDTKNNRVRLSKGANHKQHPKAWEYILIEYETAPGVTVENLQQVRTVYDRAKQRWELHLVCKHEIETPTAPGTETAGIDLGICNFAAISYSTEEADLYPGNRLKQDGYYFPKEIAKCDDSGGDRATRLHAKWSERRTHFFHSLATHIVQRCIENGVGRINIGKLAGVREDDNGNGESKNWGKHGNLDLHGWAFDRFSNILEYKAKGEGIEVGEVSERDTSKTCCVCGREDESQRVERGLYVCEEHGDGDGDGDAFNADVNGAENIRLDINQSNSESAPDLGGDRSTGWLAQPGVYLYDLSRGFQPRAEVGDCKP; the protein is encoded by the coding sequence ATGTTGGAAGTCCACCGAACCCATCAAGCGAAGATCTGCAACCACGCACAGGTAGCGGACTCGCTTGACCGGCATGGGTGGAGTGCATCGAAACTCTGGAATGTCGCCAACTACCACTCTCGACAACAGTGGGAAGCCACGGGCGAGATACCCGACCACGGCGACCTCAAAACCGAGTTGAAGACTCACAATAACTACAAGGGATTGCACAGTCAATCCAGTCAGCGCGTTCTGGAGGAACTCGCTGAAGCCTTCAACTCGTGGTACGGCAAGAGGAAGTCTGACAGTCGAGCGAATCCGCCCGGCTACCGCAAAAAAAACTACTACGACCAACAGGGTCGCCGCGTCCACGAAGAACACCCTCGTTCAACAGTAACGTGGAAGCAGAACGGCATCAAACACGACACCAAGAACAACCGCGTTCGACTCTCAAAAGGCGCGAATCACAAACAACACCCGAAAGCGTGGGAATACATCCTTATTGAGTACGAAACCGCACCCGGTGTCACCGTCGAGAACCTCCAACAGGTTCGAACAGTCTACGATAGGGCGAAACAGCGGTGGGAACTTCACCTCGTCTGCAAGCACGAAATCGAGACACCCACCGCGCCCGGCACCGAGACTGCTGGTATCGACCTCGGTATCTGTAACTTCGCCGCTATCTCGTACAGCACCGAGGAAGCCGACCTCTACCCCGGCAACCGCCTGAAACAGGACGGCTACTACTTCCCGAAAGAAATCGCCAAGTGTGATGACTCTGGTGGTGACAGGGCTACTCGACTCCATGCGAAGTGGTCGGAGCGCCGAACCCACTTTTTCCACTCTTTGGCGACACACATCGTTCAGCGATGCATCGAAAACGGTGTTGGGCGCATCAACATCGGAAAACTCGCTGGTGTCCGCGAAGACGACAACGGTAACGGTGAGTCGAAGAACTGGGGGAAGCACGGTAATCTTGACTTGCACGGGTGGGCCTTCGACAGGTTCTCGAACATCCTCGAATACAAAGCGAAGGGTGAGGGAATCGAAGTCGGAGAAGTGTCAGAGCGCGACACAAGCAAGACGTGTTGTGTCTGTGGGAGAGAAGACGAGAGTCAGCGTGTTGAGCGTGGCTTGTACGTGTGTGAAGAACACGGCGACGGCGACGGCGACGGGGATGCGTTCAACGCTGATGTGAATGGGGCGGAGAATATCCGTCTCGACATTAATCAAAGTAACTCTGAGTCTGCACCCGATTTGGGTGGGGATAGGAGTACCGGCTGGTTGGCACAGCCCGGAGTCTACCTTTATGACCTTTCCCGAGGATTCCAACCTCGGGCAGAGGTGGGAGACTGCAAACCCTAA
- a CDS encoding branched-chain amino acid ABC transporter permease: MAVADVVVSFMLLVSIYGILALGLNVKYGHTGLLDFGHVGFYLIGAYTAALFVLGPDDPTDFTVYLIGLGDIPILGSWVTAILAGTILAGIVGGLVTLPTIRLREDYLAITVLGISVIFQRVIQSETWLANGPDALRGYSPPLQGPFPVTGETIIGAVLLGLIVFVAWGLTTGVLGMVSQAPSATATAASPSSIQRGRDDSTPPRDRVYTLATFGFTHVDAIAKQVSRTAAVAGGLAGILAAAAVFIIGITLTVGVIVSVYTWIVAAIALREHYADLSWSAITTGIGLGTGLLVALIPLPVLEAVGIKIIITISALATLVGVYYYITTQIDALSNNRLAIVGVGSIWFISLWYFVLPILGPLGSGDIAGVAQTLFQNIVWLLRFGGDVGIGYAIAGIGELTVKVDYPRFQLAGFVLFFVGLYAIVERTVESPFGRVLRAIRNDETVVESLGKNPFTYKLQSMVIGSALGGFAGALWAMYAQGLTFTTFAPRVTFITLLIMFVGGAGNNKGMIIGAALFWAFQQATTQLAAFFPPAIRVNIQAFRLVVVGILFLIVLYYLPEGLLGSRTSAATTTTTDGDSSGPQRAQRTEMNSSGEHSDSTTNTSVDNERIPDMGTQRELEGEE, encoded by the coding sequence ATGGCTGTTGCAGATGTTGTCGTTTCGTTTATGCTTCTTGTCTCAATTTATGGTATTCTCGCCCTCGGATTAAATGTTAAATATGGTCATACAGGACTTCTTGATTTCGGTCATGTTGGATTCTATCTTATCGGCGCATACACTGCGGCATTGTTTGTACTTGGACCTGATGATCCAACAGATTTCACGGTCTATTTGATCGGACTCGGTGATATTCCAATTCTTGGTAGCTGGGTAACAGCTATTCTTGCAGGAACCATTCTTGCGGGTATTGTCGGTGGATTAGTCACGCTTCCGACAATTCGATTACGTGAGGATTATCTTGCAATCACAGTGCTCGGTATCTCCGTTATCTTCCAGCGTGTGATTCAATCAGAAACATGGCTTGCAAATGGACCCGATGCCCTCCGTGGATATAGCCCGCCGCTTCAGGGACCGTTCCCAGTTACCGGTGAGACGATTATCGGTGCAGTGCTGCTCGGATTGATTGTGTTTGTGGCTTGGGGGCTGACGACAGGCGTTCTTGGCATGGTTTCCCAGGCTCCATCAGCGACAGCAACAGCAGCGTCACCATCATCAATACAACGTGGACGTGATGACTCAACGCCCCCTCGTGATCGAGTATATACCCTTGCGACATTCGGGTTCACACATGTCGATGCAATCGCCAAACAGGTGTCACGAACTGCTGCAGTCGCCGGAGGACTCGCAGGTATTCTTGCCGCTGCTGCAGTGTTCATAATAGGTATTACGCTCACAGTTGGTGTGATTGTCTCAGTATACACCTGGATTGTCGCTGCAATCGCTCTCCGTGAGCACTATGCGGATCTCTCCTGGAGTGCGATTACAACAGGCATTGGTCTTGGAACAGGGCTCTTAGTTGCACTAATCCCACTCCCAGTTTTGGAGGCAGTCGGAATTAAAATTATCATCACTATCAGCGCACTTGCTACTCTTGTTGGCGTGTATTATTATATCACAACCCAGATTGATGCATTATCAAACAATCGACTTGCTATTGTCGGGGTTGGGTCGATATGGTTTATATCGCTATGGTATTTTGTGTTGCCAATACTTGGTCCGCTTGGTAGTGGCGATATCGCTGGGGTTGCGCAGACGCTGTTTCAGAATATTGTCTGGCTGCTTCGATTTGGGGGCGATGTTGGTATTGGGTATGCTATTGCTGGCATCGGTGAGTTAACTGTCAAAGTTGATTATCCTCGGTTCCAGTTAGCCGGGTTTGTATTATTCTTTGTTGGACTATACGCGATTGTTGAACGAACCGTTGAATCGCCGTTTGGTCGAGTGCTTCGAGCAATACGGAATGATGAAACAGTTGTTGAATCACTTGGAAAAAACCCGTTCACATATAAACTTCAGAGTATGGTTATAGGGTCTGCGCTCGGTGGATTTGCCGGTGCTTTGTGGGCAATGTATGCACAGGGGCTGACATTTACGACATTCGCACCTCGCGTGACATTTATTACTCTACTCATCATGTTCGTTGGCGGTGCAGGGAATAATAAAGGAATGATCATTGGCGCTGCTCTTTTCTGGGCGTTCCAACAGGCAACAACACAACTTGCAGCCTTTTTCCCACCGGCAATTCGCGTTAATATTCAGGCGTTCCGACTTGTTGTTGTTGGCATTTTGTTTCTCATCGTGTTGTACTATCTTCCTGAGGGACTTTTAGGGAGCCGAACAAGCGCTGCTACAACAACGACAACCGATGGAGATTCATCAGGTCCTCAACGAGCACAACGCACTGAAATGAACTCATCAGGCGAGCATAGTGACAGCACAACAAATACCAGTGTAGATAACGAGCGAATTCCTGATATGGGGACACAAAGAGAACTGGAAGGTGAAGAATGA
- a CDS encoding ABC transporter substrate-binding protein gives MSERSRRDILKGLGAAGTAGVVSLAGCSRQSGGGSTEEPETEASDGESTATEESMDEAEDGEPIALGSIFPVTGTNSAYGGGHQQAFNLAIEEINNSGGLLGGREITAVNNDTEGSPSRSAQKFRTMINQEGIAGLVGPYSSGIGTTLAPIARDNRVMEISNGNTSPALATAGVNEDNGAKYYGRTAPNDVQQALVVARVLNQIVGADTASFLYVDNPYGQGLAEAASEAFSGETLNMVAYTKATNDYTSTLDAVFDDDPDAVGAVMYPGNGRTILRQWNQGGYGGQWVGAEAIWSPQMLSDLSDIVEGMYITSPQTANSETFQENMGGTDQITQFAPHAYDGAYLMGLAMEKAGEASGTAIAENVRSVSRPNDGDTTVSVAEFDAGKEALSSGDVNYEGASGSVDLNEDLEPVVPYRIMEVSSGEAQLSEEVPLSYFEGKI, from the coding sequence ATGTCTGAACGTAGTCGACGTGATATTCTCAAAGGACTTGGTGCGGCCGGAACTGCCGGTGTTGTCTCTCTTGCTGGATGTTCACGCCAGTCAGGTGGTGGGTCGACAGAGGAACCAGAGACCGAAGCCAGCGATGGCGAGTCGACAGCCACCGAAGAATCAATGGATGAAGCTGAAGATGGTGAGCCAATCGCTCTTGGCTCAATATTCCCAGTCACTGGAACGAATAGTGCATATGGCGGTGGTCACCAGCAGGCATTTAACCTCGCTATTGAGGAGATTAACAACAGTGGAGGCCTCCTCGGTGGTCGTGAAATTACGGCAGTCAATAACGATACTGAGGGGAGTCCATCGCGATCTGCACAGAAGTTCCGGACAATGATCAATCAGGAAGGTATCGCCGGACTCGTTGGTCCATATTCGAGTGGAATTGGAACGACCCTCGCACCGATTGCTCGTGATAACCGAGTCATGGAGATTTCAAATGGAAATACCTCACCTGCACTCGCAACAGCAGGTGTTAATGAGGATAACGGCGCTAAATACTATGGGCGAACAGCACCGAATGATGTTCAACAAGCCCTTGTTGTTGCACGAGTGTTGAATCAAATTGTTGGTGCGGATACGGCTTCTTTCCTGTATGTTGATAATCCATATGGACAAGGACTTGCTGAAGCAGCAAGTGAAGCATTCAGTGGTGAAACATTGAATATGGTCGCATATACAAAGGCGACAAATGACTATACCTCAACACTTGATGCTGTGTTTGATGACGATCCAGACGCTGTTGGTGCGGTAATGTATCCCGGAAACGGTCGAACAATCCTCAGACAGTGGAATCAAGGTGGATACGGCGGACAATGGGTTGGTGCAGAGGCAATTTGGTCACCACAAATGCTCTCTGACCTTTCGGATATTGTCGAGGGCATGTATATTACCTCCCCACAAACAGCAAACAGCGAAACATTCCAAGAGAACATGGGCGGAACCGATCAGATTACACAATTCGCTCCACACGCATATGATGGCGCGTATCTCATGGGTCTTGCCATGGAGAAAGCTGGTGAGGCAAGTGGAACAGCAATCGCTGAGAATGTCCGAAGTGTGTCACGACCTAATGATGGTGATACGACAGTATCGGTTGCAGAATTTGATGCTGGGAAAGAGGCGCTCAGTAGTGGAGACGTGAATTATGAAGGTGCTTCCGGTTCAGTCGATCTTAATGAAGATCTTGAACCAGTTGTTCCATATCGGATTATGGAAGTTTCAAGTGGTGAAGCACAACTGTCTGAAGAAGTGCCACTATCATACTTTGAGGGGAAGATCTAG
- a CDS encoding ABC transporter ATP-binding protein: MPLLEARNIVSGYGDAEILHGVDLDVKRDEIVTIIGPNGAGKSTMMKATYGLIDCWEGTVRFNGNDITSLRPNQVTQQGLCYVPQKENVFPTLSVRENLEMGAYIDGTPTQSDLQSVWDRFPILSERRNQRAGSMSGGQQQMLALSSALMIDPDLLLVDEPSAGLAPDLVDNMFDRLVEIRDETNTAILMVEQNARQALSVSDRGYVLDMGENEFEGDGTELLESDEVAALYLGE, translated from the coding sequence ATGCCGCTCCTTGAGGCACGTAATATCGTTTCTGGATACGGAGATGCCGAGATACTTCATGGGGTTGATCTCGATGTGAAGCGTGATGAAATTGTCACAATCATCGGTCCGAATGGAGCGGGGAAATCAACAATGATGAAAGCAACATATGGCTTAATTGATTGTTGGGAAGGAACTGTGAGATTCAATGGGAATGATATTACATCGTTACGCCCTAATCAAGTGACTCAACAGGGATTATGTTATGTTCCACAAAAAGAGAATGTATTTCCAACCCTTAGCGTTCGCGAAAACCTCGAAATGGGGGCCTATATCGATGGAACACCAACTCAATCTGATCTTCAAAGCGTTTGGGATCGATTTCCAATACTCTCTGAACGTCGGAATCAGCGGGCTGGCTCAATGTCCGGTGGGCAACAACAGATGCTTGCTCTCTCCTCAGCACTGATGATAGACCCTGACTTGTTACTTGTTGATGAACCCTCCGCAGGCCTTGCTCCGGATCTTGTTGATAATATGTTTGATCGACTTGTTGAGATTCGTGATGAAACAAATACCGCGATTTTAATGGTTGAGCAAAATGCTCGTCAGGCACTCAGCGTGTCTGACCGCGGATATGTTCTTGATATGGGAGAAAACGAGTTTGAGGGTGACGGGACGGAGTTACTCGAAAGTGATGAAGTAGCAGCATTGTACCTTGGCGAGTGA
- a CDS encoding branched-chain amino acid ABC transporter permease, with translation MAPETGLLNAVVTGVVTGSIVALGATGLALVYDIAEVPNFAHGDLLTLGAYAALLVNKPDTVPVFELLAPSAQQVSLPGLGVLFVLSAIGVLGTVYHLGGRDALYGQWWGIDVPGRLGLTVHIVVAGAIGALVVLGTPSFGAALLFSVVLLGATVPLLESVIFRKFREKNIELALMLVVSLAVAFIVRFGIQTIFGGSIRFYSVETSIPFLGGALDVTLAKFFDFFIASDGLFISLQETRGGASKQLLVASYGWIEFAVILLAIIAVTYVALDRRSPAAIIGPRLTAALGSIVILAIGATVFWGGANGTVPDTTLVATRIRTSPLRIGIIVLAIVMMGALHYVLQATTLGKTMRATSDNRELALVRGINTRRVMMSVWIIAGLFAAVGGIMLGFLFSSITINLGFNLLLPMFAGVILGGISVYGAILGSYVVGLAMEIGIFAIPGLSATYRIPVAFVVLLAVLLLKPEGIIGGR, from the coding sequence ATGGCACCAGAGACGGGATTGTTGAATGCAGTTGTGACAGGTGTCGTGACGGGCAGTATCGTTGCGCTCGGTGCGACGGGATTAGCTCTTGTGTACGACATTGCTGAGGTGCCGAACTTTGCACATGGTGACCTTCTGACGCTTGGTGCGTATGCCGCACTACTGGTGAACAAACCAGATACTGTCCCGGTTTTTGAGTTACTTGCTCCAAGTGCTCAGCAAGTTAGTCTTCCAGGATTAGGTGTTTTGTTTGTTCTATCAGCCATCGGTGTCTTAGGAACAGTCTATCACCTTGGGGGACGAGATGCGCTTTATGGGCAATGGTGGGGAATTGATGTCCCAGGACGTCTGGGGCTTACTGTACATATTGTCGTCGCTGGCGCTATTGGTGCATTAGTCGTCCTTGGAACTCCATCCTTCGGTGCTGCACTACTGTTTTCAGTTGTATTATTGGGCGCAACTGTCCCATTATTAGAGTCAGTTATCTTCAGAAAGTTTCGTGAAAAAAACATCGAACTTGCATTGATGCTTGTTGTTTCACTTGCTGTTGCTTTCATTGTCCGATTTGGCATTCAAACCATCTTCGGTGGGTCAATACGATTTTACTCAGTCGAGACATCTATTCCATTTCTTGGTGGGGCGCTTGATGTGACCCTTGCCAAATTTTTTGACTTTTTCATTGCTTCCGATGGGCTATTTATTAGTCTTCAAGAGACGCGTGGTGGTGCATCAAAACAGCTTCTTGTCGCAAGTTATGGATGGATTGAATTCGCGGTTATTCTGCTGGCTATCATTGCTGTGACATATGTTGCTCTTGATCGACGGAGCCCAGCAGCTATTATTGGTCCTCGACTCACAGCTGCTCTTGGCTCAATTGTTATACTGGCTATCGGAGCAACCGTATTCTGGGGGGGCGCAAATGGAACAGTCCCGGACACTACGCTCGTAGCGACACGGATCCGAACCTCCCCCCTTCGAATCGGAATAATTGTCCTTGCGATTGTAATGATGGGTGCATTGCATTATGTGCTTCAGGCAACAACCCTTGGAAAGACAATGCGAGCAACGAGTGATAATAGAGAGTTGGCGTTAGTTCGAGGGATCAATACTCGGCGAGTGATGATGTCCGTCTGGATTATCGCTGGGCTTTTTGCTGCCGTTGGCGGGATTATGCTTGGATTCCTCTTTAGCTCAATTACAATCAATCTTGGATTTAATCTCTTACTTCCAATGTTCGCAGGCGTGATTCTTGGTGGAATTTCTGTGTATGGTGCCATTCTTGGAAGTTATGTTGTTGGACTTGCGATGGAAATTGGAATCTTCGCAATCCCAGGGCTGAGCGCGACATACCGCATCCCGGTTGCGTTCGTTGTCCTTCTTGCTGTCCTACTATTGAAGCCTGAGGGCATCATAGGGGGGAGATAA
- a CDS encoding IS4-like element ISHwa2 family transposase: MGRRSRSWKPELDEDGQLCDMDVSGWIQTEFRSAEFGDKRLSDRLVQLGDELGSSPAESIPAACGDWASTKATYRFCDNESVDPNEVLSAHKQQQQSRVSRSDELLIVSDTTELVFPRHPSKEGLGDIGNSEMDLEGIKLHSTIGINPRTHRMTGVIDQQPLIEDQQADEKYDANGKAEPIQLDSEHEKWSRGDRQARDWLADDIRPLFIHDRGADSFAFYEGVTREMENAGFIIRASQNRRIWTDDGEPGKLFDWSSDLAEQGRKTIEIQQGGGREARTAELSIATGTCELRAPKNNPEQEGSIEVNVVRVDEVGENDDPIQWVLLTTESVEEFEETLTLIDYYGLRWRIEDWHKVLKSGCNIEERQLQTWERMEVLLSMYSVIAWKVLELRELARDDSSVSPAVLLSEAERTILETKFPELSGQDGKSYAVSVAKLGGYLDRGSDPPPGWKTMWKGLQKLRMWAEGYELGTE, translated from the coding sequence ATGGGGCGTCGCTCACGGAGTTGGAAGCCAGAACTCGATGAAGATGGGCAGCTGTGTGACATGGATGTTTCAGGATGGATTCAAACGGAGTTTCGATCAGCCGAGTTTGGAGACAAGCGCCTGAGTGACCGACTAGTACAACTTGGGGATGAACTCGGCAGCTCACCTGCCGAGTCCATCCCTGCTGCCTGCGGAGACTGGGCGTCCACAAAAGCTACATACCGATTTTGCGATAATGAGAGTGTGGATCCCAACGAGGTTCTCTCTGCTCACAAGCAGCAACAGCAATCAAGAGTGAGTCGGTCAGACGAACTCCTGATTGTCTCCGATACCACCGAACTCGTGTTTCCGAGACACCCCTCCAAGGAGGGTCTCGGCGATATTGGCAACTCTGAAATGGATCTCGAAGGTATCAAGCTTCACTCCACGATCGGAATCAATCCACGGACCCATCGAATGACTGGGGTCATCGATCAGCAGCCGCTGATCGAGGACCAGCAGGCCGATGAGAAGTACGATGCCAACGGCAAAGCAGAGCCGATTCAACTTGACAGTGAACATGAGAAATGGAGCCGTGGCGACAGGCAAGCCAGAGACTGGCTTGCCGACGATATCCGCCCGCTATTTATCCATGACCGAGGCGCAGATTCATTCGCGTTCTACGAGGGAGTCACCAGAGAGATGGAAAATGCTGGCTTCATCATCCGAGCGAGTCAAAACCGACGGATTTGGACTGATGATGGTGAACCTGGAAAACTCTTTGACTGGAGCAGCGACCTTGCCGAGCAAGGTCGCAAAACAATCGAGATTCAACAGGGAGGTGGGCGCGAAGCGAGAACAGCGGAGTTGTCGATAGCCACTGGAACGTGTGAGTTGCGCGCGCCAAAGAATAATCCTGAACAAGAGGGTTCAATCGAGGTGAATGTCGTGAGAGTTGACGAGGTCGGTGAAAATGACGACCCGATTCAGTGGGTGTTGCTCACCACTGAATCGGTCGAAGAGTTTGAGGAAACGCTGACACTCATCGACTATTACGGTCTCCGCTGGCGAATTGAAGACTGGCATAAAGTGCTCAAGAGTGGCTGTAACATCGAAGAACGGCAACTGCAGACTTGGGAGCGGATGGAAGTGTTGTTGAGCATGTATTCAGTGATCGCGTGGAAAGTTCTGGAGCTACGAGAACTTGCTCGTGATGATAGTTCAGTATCTCCGGCGGTCCTGCTGAGTGAGGCAGAGCGCACAATTCTGGAAACGAAATTTCCAGAATTGAGCGGTCAAGATGGGAAATCATACGCAGTGAGCGTGGCTAAACTCGGCGGTTATCTTGATCGTGGTTCAGATCCGCCACCAGGGTGGAAGACGATGTGGAAAGGACTCCAGAAGCTACGCATGTGGGCTGAAGGATACGAACTCGGTACTGAATGA
- a CDS encoding ABC transporter ATP-binding protein, whose product MSTDHTELSMNMSDDESPPSDTNPLLTVRNLRKTFGGIVAVDGASFDINSESITGLIGPNGAGKTTTFNLISGFYIPDGGTVHYRGTDLQTLMTPTQTESQIWSAASAFTTGVIGGAIGLGTLNLGALPAIGMTAGAAALGAGGYLTQERFKQRGSETANSRPYMLARSGLVRTFQLTRELGEMTALENLMLAPQDQAGERVLNTWLRQSTVAAEEDTVRNRAIEMLELLEIDHLQNEPAGNLSGGQRKLLELGRVLMLDPELILLDEPVAGVNPALTQKLMNRVKALRDDGYTFCIVEHDMDVIMELSDRIIVMNEGKRLVEGSPEEIRSDQAVIDAYLGAE is encoded by the coding sequence ATGAGCACAGATCATACTGAATTATCGATGAATATGTCTGATGATGAATCACCACCGTCTGATACGAACCCGCTGTTGACAGTCCGAAACTTGCGAAAAACGTTTGGCGGTATTGTGGCTGTCGATGGTGCCTCATTTGATATCAACTCAGAATCAATAACAGGGCTTATTGGACCGAATGGTGCCGGAAAGACGACGACATTTAATCTTATTAGTGGGTTCTATATCCCAGACGGTGGAACAGTTCACTATCGCGGAACTGATCTTCAAACGCTTATGACACCAACGCAGACAGAATCACAAATCTGGAGTGCTGCTAGTGCATTCACAACAGGCGTTATTGGAGGAGCAATTGGGCTTGGCACACTCAATCTCGGAGCACTTCCAGCAATCGGGATGACTGCTGGCGCAGCAGCTCTTGGTGCAGGTGGGTATCTCACTCAAGAACGATTCAAACAACGTGGGTCAGAAACTGCAAATAGTCGTCCATATATGCTCGCACGATCTGGACTTGTTCGCACCTTTCAATTAACCCGAGAACTCGGTGAAATGACCGCTCTTGAAAATTTGATGCTTGCTCCACAGGATCAGGCTGGCGAACGTGTATTGAATACATGGCTTCGACAATCAACTGTTGCGGCTGAGGAAGATACTGTCCGAAATCGTGCGATTGAGATGCTTGAACTCCTTGAAATTGATCATCTTCAGAATGAACCCGCAGGGAATCTTTCTGGGGGACAGCGAAAACTGCTTGAACTTGGACGCGTCCTGATGCTTGACCCAGAGCTTATTCTTCTTGATGAGCCGGTCGCAGGCGTCAATCCGGCACTCACTCAAAAGCTGATGAATCGCGTAAAGGCGCTTCGCGATGATGGATACACATTTTGTATCGTTGAGCATGATATGGATGTTATCATGGAACTCTCGGATCGTATTATCGTGATGAATGAAGGGAAACGACTTGTCGAGGGGTCGCCTGAGGAGATTCGTTCAGATCAAGCAGTTATTGATGCATATCTGGGGGCTGAGTAA